The following are encoded together in the Candidatus Binatia bacterium genome:
- a CDS encoding FliH/SctL family protein: MYKLVLKNSLDPNDIQPYRELDLGRPSDEPVAAAPEVETVEVEALDLDALGPLVCLTVAQQKAEEILAAARSGVESLRKEAYEEGKSLGREEARNEILPALIGFAQAGQSLIVFEEQMVTRFTPQMVRLALAIAEKIVGKAVAEDPEIIASVLERARKEVPDARLVRVRLHPADYNVLVEMRSDLVRAGEEGGRKVEVLASDEIGRGGCRIETEIGSVDASIPTQFQEIKRQLLDE, encoded by the coding sequence TTGTATAAGCTGGTCCTGAAAAATTCCCTCGATCCGAACGATATACAACCGTACCGCGAGCTGGACCTCGGCCGGCCGAGCGACGAGCCCGTCGCCGCGGCGCCGGAGGTGGAAACCGTTGAAGTCGAAGCGCTCGACTTGGACGCGCTCGGCCCGCTCGTGTGCTTGACCGTCGCGCAGCAAAAAGCCGAGGAGATCCTCGCGGCGGCCCGCAGCGGGGTGGAGAGTCTGCGTAAGGAAGCTTACGAAGAGGGTAAGAGCCTCGGCCGGGAGGAAGCCCGGAACGAGATTCTTCCCGCGCTCATCGGTTTCGCCCAGGCCGGCCAATCTCTCATCGTCTTCGAGGAGCAAATGGTCACGCGTTTTACGCCGCAGATGGTTCGGCTGGCGCTCGCGATCGCCGAAAAGATCGTCGGCAAGGCGGTCGCCGAAGATCCCGAAATCATCGCGTCGGTCTTGGAGCGCGCGAGAAAAGAAGTTCCCGACGCCCGGTTGGTCCGCGTGCGGCTCCATCCGGCGGATTACAACGTGCTCGTGGAAATGCGGTCCGATCTGGTGCGCGCCGGCGAAGAAGGCGGCAGAAAAGTCGAAGTGCTGGCCTCCGACGAGATCGGCCGCGGCGGATGCCGGATCGAAACGGAGATCGGCTCCGTCGATGCATCCATCCCGACTCAATTCCAAGAGATCAAGAGACAACTGCTCGATGAATGA
- the fliG gene encoding flagellar motor switch protein FliG has translation MPNESRKDPTAGRPLTGPEKAAVLLALVGEKAATALAGDLEEKELVMLRQGIHRMAQIETEHIDQVFEDTCRQLNKANILPEGTTEYLLRVLTKAMGPEKANSIIGRIFQENDDISGVEALYDMDSNTLAHFLQEEHPQTIAFIVAHLYPAHAGEVFSLLPEDKQNDVAYRITRLGSTPPGVIEEVSAVLRNEIRQVHGKQVGGARPVAEILNYVDKTTEERVLVGLAKVEPELAESVRRLMFTFEDLARIDDLSMQVLIREVEREKWVMAMRTVSPSLRKKIFANMSERAGTLLKEELESMGPVRLRDVETVQREILDYARKLEAEGKVYLTSGKSKEDILV, from the coding sequence ATGCCGAACGAAAGCCGCAAGGACCCGACCGCCGGACGTCCGCTGACCGGCCCGGAAAAAGCCGCGGTGCTGCTTGCGCTCGTGGGCGAGAAAGCGGCGACGGCGCTCGCCGGAGATCTCGAGGAAAAGGAGCTCGTCATGCTGCGCCAGGGCATCCACCGCATGGCGCAGATCGAGACGGAGCACATCGATCAGGTTTTCGAAGACACTTGCCGCCAGTTGAACAAGGCCAACATCCTGCCCGAGGGGACGACGGAATATCTGCTGAGGGTTCTCACCAAGGCGATGGGGCCGGAAAAGGCGAACAGCATCATCGGACGCATCTTTCAGGAGAACGACGACATCAGCGGCGTCGAGGCGCTCTACGACATGGACAGCAACACGCTGGCCCATTTTCTTCAGGAAGAGCACCCGCAGACGATCGCGTTCATCGTGGCTCATCTTTACCCCGCCCACGCCGGAGAGGTTTTCTCGCTGCTGCCCGAGGACAAACAGAACGACGTCGCCTATCGCATCACGCGGCTCGGCAGCACGCCCCCGGGCGTGATCGAAGAAGTGAGCGCCGTTTTGCGCAACGAGATCCGCCAGGTGCACGGCAAGCAGGTGGGCGGCGCGCGTCCGGTGGCGGAGATCCTCAACTACGTCGATAAAACGACCGAAGAGCGCGTGCTGGTCGGGCTGGCGAAGGTCGAGCCGGAGCTGGCCGAAAGCGTGCGCCGGCTCATGTTCACCTTCGAAGACCTGGCGCGGATCGACGATCTCAGCATGCAGGTCCTGATCCGCGAGGTCGAGCGCGAGAAGTGGGTGATGGCGATGCGCACCGTGAGCCCATCGCTCAGGAAAAAAATCTTCGCCAATATGTCCGAGCGCGCGGGAACGCTCTTGAAGGAAGAGCTGGAGTCGATGGGGCCGGTGCGTCTGCGCGACGTCGAGACGGTGCAGCGGGAGATTCTGGACTATGCACGCAAGCTCGAGGCCGAAGGAAAAGTTTACCTCACCTCGGGCAAGAGCAAAGAGGACATCCTTGTATAA